From Mycobacterium lacus, one genomic window encodes:
- a CDS encoding type IV toxin-antitoxin system AbiEi family antitoxin domain-containing protein produces MFVDEVISANGGLATTQQLLGVTSRKRLAGLVKAGKLIRVRHGVYALSEPAVSGKLAALDLLAGQPIVACMGTAAALYGFDTEGTSRIHVLDPGVRMRPSPALMVHQRIGAPLRRVEGRLATAPAWTVIEVARTLRRPRALATLDAALHVGACTKGELHAVIREHKGRRGIVKVRELIGYADSRAESPMESEARLVFIDNRLPMPELQYEIVDDYGTRWRVDFAWPDVMVVAEYDSIEWHVGRDALLRDRLKTARLQECGWTSIPMTVGDIRGDPVGLVDRINTHLQRPRLAS; encoded by the coding sequence GTGTTCGTCGACGAAGTCATCTCGGCCAATGGCGGCCTGGCCACCACGCAACAATTGCTCGGCGTCACAAGCCGCAAGCGCTTGGCGGGACTTGTCAAGGCGGGCAAGCTGATCCGGGTGCGCCACGGCGTCTATGCGTTGAGTGAACCCGCTGTGTCGGGCAAGTTGGCTGCGCTGGATTTGTTGGCCGGCCAACCGATTGTCGCCTGCATGGGCACGGCCGCGGCGTTGTACGGCTTCGACACCGAGGGCACGTCGCGCATTCACGTCCTTGACCCGGGTGTCCGCATGCGACCATCACCCGCTCTGATGGTGCATCAGCGAATTGGCGCACCGCTGCGACGGGTAGAGGGTCGGCTGGCGACGGCGCCGGCATGGACGGTGATCGAAGTAGCGCGGACGTTGCGGCGGCCACGCGCCCTGGCGACGCTCGATGCTGCGCTGCATGTTGGCGCGTGCACCAAGGGGGAACTACACGCAGTAATCCGTGAACACAAGGGCCGCCGCGGCATCGTCAAGGTCCGTGAGTTGATCGGTTATGCCGACAGCCGTGCCGAATCTCCGATGGAGAGTGAGGCCCGACTGGTGTTTATCGATAACCGGTTACCCATGCCCGAGTTGCAGTACGAGATCGTTGACGACTACGGCACACGGTGGCGCGTCGACTTCGCGTGGCCGGATGTGATGGTCGTCGCCGAGTACGACAGCATCGAATGGCATGTGGGCCGCGATGCACTGCTGCGCGACCGGCTGAAAACCGCCCGCCTACAGGAATGCGGTTGGACGAGCATTCCCATGACCGTGGGTGACATCCGAGGCGATCCCGTCGGCCTGGTAGACCGCATCAACACCCACCTGCAACGGCCTCGCTTAGCGAGCTGA
- a CDS encoding DNA-directed RNA polymerase subunit beta', producing the protein MLDVNFFDELRIGLATAEDIRQWSYGEVKKPETINYRTLKPEKDGLFCEKIFGPTRDWECYCGKYKRVRFKGIICERCGVEVTRAKVRRERMGHIELAAPVTHIWYFKGVPSRLGYLLDLAPKDLEKIIYFAAYVITSVDEEMRHNELSTLEAEMAVERKAVEDQRDAEVEARAQKLEADLAELEAEGAKADAKRKVRDGGEREMRQIRDRAQRELDRLEDIWNTFTKLAPKQLIVDENLYRELVDRYGEYFTGAMGAESIQKLIENFDIDAEAEALREVIRNGKGQKKLRALKRLKVVAAFQQSGNSPMGMVLDAVPVIPPELRPMVQLDGGRFATSDLNDLYRRVINRNNRLKRLIDLGAPEIIVNNEKRMLQESVDALFDNGRRGRPVTGPGNRPLKSLSDLLKGKQGRFRQNLLGKRVDYSGRSVIVVGPQLKLHQCGLPKLMALELFKPFVMKRLVDLNHAQNIKSAKRMVERQRPQVWDVLEEVIAEHPVLLNRAPTLHRLGIQAFEPMLVEGKAIQLHPLVCEAFNADFDGDQMAVHLPLSAEAQAEARILMLSSNNILSPASGRPLAMPRLDMVTGLYYLTTAVDGDTGEYQPANGDRPETGVYSSPAEAIMAADRGVLSVRAKIKVRLTQLRPSAEIEAELFGVNGWQPGDPWMAETTLGRVMFNELLPLGYPFVNKQMHKKVQASIINDLAERYPMIVVAQTVDKLKDAGFYWATRSGVTVSMADVLVPPRKKEILDHYEERADKVEKQFQRGALNHDERNEALVEIWKEATDEVGQALREHYPSDNPIITIVDSGATGNFTQTRTLAGMKGLVTNPKGEFIPRPVKSSFREGLTVLEYFINTHGARKGLADTALRTADSGYLTRRLVDVSQDVIVREHDCQTERGIVVELAERQPDGTLIRDPYIETSAYARTLGTDAVDEAGNVIVERGQDLGDPEIDALLAAGIMQVKVRSVLTCTTSTGVCATCYGRSMATGKLVDIGEAVGIVAAQSIGEPGTQLTMRTFHQGGVGEDITGGLPRVQELFEARVPRGKAPIADVTGRVRLEDGERFYKITILPDDGGEEVVYDKLSKRQRLRVFKHEDGSERVLSDGDHVEVGQQLMEGSADPHEVLRVQGPREVQIHLVREVQEVYRAQGVSIHDKHIEVIVRQMLRRVTIIDSGSTEFLPGSLIDRAEFEAENRRVVAEGGEPAAGRPVLMGITKASLATDSWLSAASFQETTRVLTDAAINCRSDKLNGLKENVIIGKLIPAGTGINRYRNIAVQPTEEARAAAYTIPSYEDQYYSPDFGQATGAAVPLDDYGYSDYR; encoded by the coding sequence GTGCTCGACGTCAACTTCTTCGATGAACTCCGCATTGGCCTGGCGACCGCGGAGGACATTCGCCAATGGTCTTACGGCGAGGTCAAGAAGCCGGAGACCATCAACTATCGCACGCTGAAGCCGGAGAAGGACGGCCTGTTCTGCGAGAAGATCTTCGGACCGACTCGGGACTGGGAGTGTTACTGCGGCAAGTACAAGCGGGTGCGCTTCAAGGGCATCATCTGCGAGCGCTGTGGCGTAGAGGTGACCCGCGCCAAGGTGCGTCGGGAGCGGATGGGCCACATTGAGCTGGCCGCCCCGGTCACGCATATCTGGTACTTCAAGGGTGTGCCTTCGCGCCTGGGCTACCTGCTTGACCTGGCGCCCAAGGACCTCGAGAAGATCATCTACTTCGCCGCGTACGTCATCACCTCGGTCGACGAGGAGATGCGCCACAACGAGCTGTCGACGCTCGAGGCCGAGATGGCGGTGGAGCGCAAGGCCGTCGAGGATCAGCGCGACGCCGAGGTGGAGGCGCGGGCTCAGAAGCTGGAGGCCGACCTCGCCGAGCTGGAAGCCGAGGGTGCCAAGGCGGACGCCAAGCGCAAGGTGCGCGACGGCGGCGAGCGGGAAATGCGCCAGATCCGCGACCGCGCGCAGCGCGAGCTGGACCGGTTGGAGGACATCTGGAACACCTTCACCAAGCTGGCCCCCAAGCAGCTGATCGTCGACGAGAACCTCTACCGCGAGCTCGTCGATCGCTACGGCGAGTACTTCACCGGTGCCATGGGCGCGGAGTCGATCCAGAAGCTGATCGAGAACTTCGACATCGACGCCGAGGCCGAGGCGTTGCGTGAGGTCATTCGAAACGGCAAGGGGCAGAAGAAACTTCGCGCTTTGAAGCGCCTCAAGGTGGTGGCGGCATTCCAGCAGTCGGGTAACTCGCCGATGGGCATGGTGCTCGACGCGGTGCCGGTGATCCCGCCGGAGCTGCGCCCGATGGTGCAGCTCGACGGTGGCCGGTTCGCCACGTCTGACTTGAATGACCTGTACCGCCGGGTGATCAACCGCAACAACCGGCTCAAGAGGCTTATCGATCTTGGTGCGCCGGAGATCATCGTCAACAACGAGAAACGGATGCTGCAGGAGTCCGTGGATGCGCTGTTCGACAACGGCCGCCGGGGTCGTCCGGTTACCGGGCCGGGCAACCGCCCGCTGAAGTCGCTTTCCGATCTGCTCAAGGGCAAGCAGGGCCGGTTCCGTCAGAACCTGCTCGGCAAGCGTGTCGACTACTCGGGCCGGTCCGTCATCGTGGTCGGTCCGCAGCTCAAGCTGCACCAGTGCGGCCTGCCCAAGCTGATGGCGCTGGAGCTGTTCAAGCCGTTCGTGATGAAGCGGCTGGTTGACCTCAACCACGCGCAGAACATCAAGAGCGCCAAGCGCATGGTGGAGCGGCAGCGTCCGCAGGTGTGGGACGTCCTCGAAGAGGTCATCGCCGAGCACCCGGTACTGCTCAACCGCGCGCCCACCCTGCACCGGCTGGGTATCCAAGCATTCGAGCCAATGCTGGTGGAGGGCAAGGCCATTCAGCTGCACCCGCTGGTGTGTGAGGCGTTCAACGCCGACTTCGACGGTGACCAGATGGCCGTGCACCTGCCGCTGTCCGCGGAGGCACAGGCCGAGGCCCGCATCCTGATGTTGTCGTCGAACAACATCCTGTCGCCCGCGTCCGGCCGGCCGCTGGCGATGCCGCGCCTGGACATGGTGACCGGACTGTACTACCTGACCACCGCGGTCGACGGTGACACCGGCGAATACCAGCCGGCCAACGGGGACCGTCCGGAAACGGGTGTGTACTCCTCACCTGCCGAGGCGATCATGGCGGCCGACCGCGGTGTTTTGAGCGTGCGCGCCAAGATCAAGGTGCGGTTGACCCAGCTGCGCCCGTCGGCCGAGATCGAGGCCGAGCTGTTCGGCGTCAACGGCTGGCAGCCGGGCGATCCGTGGATGGCCGAGACGACGTTGGGCCGGGTGATGTTCAACGAGCTGCTGCCGCTTGGGTATCCGTTCGTGAACAAGCAGATGCACAAGAAGGTGCAGGCTTCCATCATCAACGACCTGGCCGAACGCTACCCGATGATCGTGGTCGCGCAGACCGTCGACAAGCTCAAGGATGCCGGTTTCTACTGGGCGACCCGAAGCGGCGTCACGGTCTCCATGGCCGACGTGTTGGTTCCCCCGCGCAAGAAGGAGATCCTCGACCACTACGAGGAGCGCGCCGACAAGGTCGAAAAGCAGTTCCAGCGTGGCGCTTTGAACCACGACGAGCGCAACGAGGCCCTGGTGGAGATCTGGAAGGAAGCCACCGACGAGGTGGGTCAGGCGCTGCGGGAGCACTACCCCAGTGACAACCCGATCATCACGATCGTCGACTCGGGGGCCACGGGTAACTTCACCCAGACCCGAACACTGGCCGGCATGAAGGGCCTGGTGACCAATCCGAAGGGTGAGTTCATCCCGCGTCCGGTCAAGTCGTCGTTCCGTGAGGGACTGACCGTTCTGGAGTACTTCATCAACACCCACGGCGCTCGAAAGGGCTTGGCGGACACCGCGTTGCGTACCGCGGACTCCGGTTACCTGACGCGGCGTCTGGTGGACGTGTCGCAAGACGTTATCGTCCGTGAGCACGACTGTCAGACCGAGCGCGGCATCGTCGTCGAGCTGGCCGAGCGTCAACCTGATGGCACGCTGATCCGTGATCCGTATATCGAAACATCGGCGTACGCACGGACTTTGGGCACCGACGCGGTCGACGAGGCGGGCAATGTCATCGTCGAGCGGGGCCAGGACTTGGGCGATCCGGAGATCGACGCGCTGCTGGCGGCGGGGATCATGCAGGTCAAGGTGCGTTCCGTGTTGACCTGCACCACCAGTACCGGTGTGTGCGCGACCTGCTATGGCCGTTCGATGGCCACGGGCAAGCTGGTCGACATCGGCGAGGCCGTCGGCATCGTGGCTGCCCAGTCCATTGGTGAGCCCGGCACGCAGCTGACCATGCGTACCTTCCACCAGGGTGGTGTCGGTGAGGACATCACCGGCGGTCTGCCGCGTGTGCAGGAGCTGTTCGAAGCCCGGGTGCCGCGCGGTAAGGCGCCGATCGCCGACGTCACCGGCCGGGTCCGACTGGAGGACGGGGAGCGCTTCTACAAGATCACCATCCTGCCCGACGACGGCGGCGAGGAAGTCGTTTACGACAAGCTCTCCAAGCGCCAACGGCTGCGCGTGTTCAAGCACGAGGACGGCTCCGAGCGGGTGCTCTCCGACGGCGACCACGTCGAGGTGGGCCAGCAGCTGATGGAAGGCTCCGCCGACCCGCACGAGGTGCTGCGTGTTCAGGGCCCGCGCGAGGTGCAGATCCACCTCGTCCGCGAGGTCCAGGAGGTCTACCGGGCGCAGGGCGTGTCGATCCACGACAAGCACATCGAGGTGATCGTTCGCCAGATGCTGCGCCGCGTCACCATCATCGACTCGGGCTCGACGGAGTTCCTGCCCGGCTCGCTGATCGATCGTGCGGAGTTCGAGGCCGAAAATCGTCGGGTGGTGGCCGAGGGCGGCGAGCCCGCCGCCGGCCGTCCGGTGTTGATGGGTATCACCAAGGCGTCGCTGGCCACCGACTCGTGGCTGTCCGCGGCGTCGTTCCAGGAGACCACGCGAGTGCTGACCGATGCGGCGATCAACTGCCGCAGCGACAAGCTCAACGGTCTGAAGGAGAACGTGATCATCGGCAAGCTGATCCCGGCCGGTACCGGCATCAACCGCTACCGCAACATCGCGGTGCAGCCCACCGAGGAGGCCCGCGCCGCGGCGTACACGATCCCGTCCTACGAGGATCAGTACTACAGCCCGGACTTCGGGCAGGCCACTGGAGCAGCCGTCCCGCTGGACGACTACGGCTACAGCGACTATAGGTAG